The region GAGACTCAAGCGTGACTAGGTGTCCGTGCTGTCCGTTGAACATGGATTGTTCGGCGCGCTCTCGGACAACATTCCAGTTGACCGGCTCGAGCGATAAGACCAATTGATAGTGATGCCCGTTGCCTCCGCTTGCGGTCGACCATTCAATGGGAGGCTGCGTGATCGTGCGTTGCGTCAATGCATCAACCTGAGGTTCATACTCGACCAAATAGGCTGAAATCGTTTCGTGGATACTATCGATACTTAGATCGTTCCAAGCCCATGATCGTTCGCTACCGACCGTCGCGGTGTACATGCCGTAGTCTTCTCCGCCATGCCAATCCGCTTCACGATAGTTGTCCGGTTGCTGCTCCGGTGATGCCGCCCAATTGGTATATCCGACCGGTTCTCCCGTCACCCAACGGAATTGGGATTCACGAAGAACATCGGTCAATCCGATCCAGATCCCACGCGGTATTGATTCTCCGATTAACTTCTCGATGATGAACCGATCTTCTTCGGCACTGGTGACCGTCGCGAGGTGCCCCGGCATGCCCAGGTGATGCCTGCTCATAGAATCACGGGCGGCTTGGTGCCAGCTCACCGGATGATCGGTCAAGATCAATTGATAGTAATGCCCGTTGCCGCCCGCTTTGATCGGCCAATGAATCGGTGCCGTGACACGAGAAGCGAGCCCGCCGAACCGAGACTTCGAATAAGTGATCCGCTCGCCTTGGTCACCGGCATGAGCAATTCGCATCGCCTCGCCATCGACCAATTCGACGACTTCCGATGAACCTTCGCCATGGACATCAACCTGACCGCGAAACACATGGACTTCGGCAGGGCCCCCCGATTCGACAATCACGCCGAATTCAGTTCCTTGATCGACAAACTCGGCCGATTCGGTTCGCAATCGGAATCCCGTTGCCGTCTCTGGCATGTGGGCGACCAATGCACCGGACGTTAGAGAAGCAGACAAGGATGTTTCAAGTGTCAATTGAGCCGGCCCGGAAAGGACGAGTTTTGCGCCGGAGTCAAAAACAAGTTCGGCGTCACCCGATTCCAAACGAATCTCTCCGGCACGGATCCGCGTCCCGACATCGACGGCGTCGCCATCGCCCGCCCAAACCGCTGACGATGCATCCAACAGCGTCGCGACAAAAGGATTGGCGTGCGATGAAGTTATTGGTTGCACCGCGACCTGAATCTCTTGTGAATCACCGGTCAATCTCTGCCCCGTAGTTTGATCTGCGTTCACACCGACCCAACGATCGATCGTTGGCCCCACCCAGTAGGCCACACTGACGAACATGGCAAGAATCACGGCGGCAGCGGCGAGTCTTATCCAGGACGGATTTCGATAGCTATACGGCCGCCGCTCCGACGGCCGAGACGAAGAATCCGGCCGAACATCGGCAGCGTCGGCGGGCAAGCCTTCGCCGGTTCGATAACGCCACATCAAACTGGCATTCAGTTCCATGTACGCGAGGTACTTTGACCGCAGCTCAGGAGCTTCAACAAGAAGGTCCTCCAAACGGCTCAGGTCATCCGGTGAGAGCGTGCCGTCGCAGTGACGCCCTGCCAACACCATCAACTCATCTTCTTGTGGGCTCATCTCTCGACGATGTGATCCACTCATCAGCTCAAACCTCCTTGCTTGGTGATTTGTTTGGTGATCTGCTCGGTCACTCCTTGGGTCGCTAGACCGTCCGAGACGCGCCCTTCGATGCATTGAACCAGAAAGCGACGTATCCGATGGAGTCGCATGTAAACCGCATCGACTGAAATTCCCATCGACTCCGCTGTCGACTTACAACCGGCCGATTCGAGGTAGCAACCTTCGAGCAACGCCCGCTGCTTTTCCTCAAGCGATTGCAGACAGACCGACAAAGCTTCACTGCGATCCGAGTCGGCGACTTGTTCAGAGTGCTCGGCCAACATCGAGACCACCGCTTCGGACAACTGCACATTTCGCCGTTCACTTCTCCGTAGGTAGTTGCGAATTTCATTGAGCGCGATACCACGCGCCCAGGGCAAGAAACCGTATCGTGGGTCAAAACGATCCCATTTTTGCCACATCACGAGACTGGTTCGTTGCAGCAAATCTTCGGCGTCAGATCGATTGGGAACCAATGTCGCGATATAGGCATAAACGCGGCCTTGATTCTTGATGTAATAAAGCGCGAAATCATCTTGGTGAGAATGATCGGATTGGTGTTCACGATTCATCGTTTCTCCACGGGAATGCTTCGGCTACAGAACCTTTCGTAGGCAATGCTAACAACCTAACGCACATTTTTGATGTTCTCACCGATTCAGCGGCAAGGCGTTAGCCGCCGGTAAGTGAATCCTAAGCGGCAAGGCGCTAGCCGCCGGTAAGTGAATCCTGAGCGGCAAGGCGATAGCCGCCGGTAAGTGAATCCTGAGCGGCAAGGCGCTAGCCGCCGGTATATGTTGGGTTTTCATTCGTAATGATCCGGGTGATTACCTCGTCCTTCTTGAGGTGATTCACTCAGACAACTTCAAAACCGGATCGCTGAGGACGAACCAGAAAATCGTTCGCTTGGGGATGATTCGTGATACGAGCCTCGGCGGCGGACCAGCGAAGGTTCTCGCCAAGTCGCAGTCCGATGTTGGCGACATGACACACATTCAAATGACGTATATGGCTTTCAAAATCTGAGATCGGCACCGCGTGGCCGTGACAACTTCGATAGAAATTTTCCATGTGGGAGACCGCGTCGTTCCCGAGTCCGATGTCGGCGCGTTCTCGTGAAGTAAGCGGTATGCGACGCAAGTCTTCGATCGGTTTCCCCGCGAGGCGATTTCGGTTAACAAAGAAGCGGCCTCGTTCGCATTCAAAGAGGATACCATTGTCAAAGCCGAGGTCCGCGGCGTTATCACGTATGATCAGCTCAGCGTCACCGGGAAGAACGCAGC is a window of Roseiconus lacunae DNA encoding:
- a CDS encoding lectin-like protein translates to MSGSHRREMSPQEDELMVLAGRHCDGTLSPDDLSRLEDLLVEAPELRSKYLAYMELNASLMWRYRTGEGLPADAADVRPDSSSRPSERRPYSYRNPSWIRLAAAAVILAMFVSVAYWVGPTIDRWVGVNADQTTGQRLTGDSQEIQVAVQPITSSHANPFVATLLDASSAVWAGDGDAVDVGTRIRAGEIRLESGDAELVFDSGAKLVLSGPAQLTLETSLSASLTSGALVAHMPETATGFRLRTESAEFVDQGTEFGVIVESGGPAEVHVFRGQVDVHGEGSSEVVELVDGEAMRIAHAGDQGERITYSKSRFGGLASRVTAPIHWPIKAGGNGHYYQLILTDHPVSWHQAARDSMSRHHLGMPGHLATVTSAEEDRFIIEKLIGESIPRGIWIGLTDVLRESQFRWVTGEPVGYTNWAASPEQQPDNYREADWHGGEDYGMYTATVGSERSWAWNDLSIDSIHETISAYLVEYEPQVDALTQRTITQPPIEWSTASGGNGHHYQLVLSLEPVNWNVVRERAEQSMFNGQHGHLVTLESPGETAFVVDEVLRVCGISENMIGLTGSNLTGSKAEGLRWINGNPVTDIAVGKPYLPADRVYGLLRWNNNEARWEVQSRAIEVQPGAWFGYIIEYP
- a CDS encoding sigma-70 family RNA polymerase sigma factor, coding for MNREHQSDHSHQDDFALYYIKNQGRVYAYIATLVPNRSDAEDLLQRTSLVMWQKWDRFDPRYGFLPWARGIALNEIRNYLRRSERRNVQLSEAVVSMLAEHSEQVADSDRSEALSVCLQSLEEKQRALLEGCYLESAGCKSTAESMGISVDAVYMRLHRIRRFLVQCIEGRVSDGLATQGVTEQITKQITKQGGLS